A portion of the Actomonas aquatica genome contains these proteins:
- a CDS encoding TonB-dependent receptor — translation MNLLRFFRSAPSGLRRLCPIVGVALALVLSAFAADEEPTQSFDLPAAPAGEALKVLAAQSGRELIFQPSVVRGVSTPELKGVFTVRQALAALLADTELEAVFDEETGAIAIVRRKVPPGTRSTARNDDGTLALDTYTVEATKIDGTINRGLLQAGENAPLYHDVISRVDIERMGVSSLEELFRYLPQTSSVTTALQTAGNNTGTSGGLTARYSTIGLRGFNSAQTVILVNGRAMPRTGLTDVGGADLGRIPLAAVERVEVLPSSGSAIYGAGALGGAINIILRKEYAGRDLTTYIGTSTEGGATEMRFTYLEGLRFNEGRTGLTMTLSYHHRDALRLEDRDYLDRALQRYGPDSTLTNAQGELYFERLMLQAYAGAPGTILIGSGAAASDLGIPGADGVRFASIPAGTTPEESFQLTPADFTATAGVPNLESRYGRTVIYQPTEAFSFNAILEHEFLPDRLDGYVEFTVGRNGQNYSAPQNFSVALSATDPLNPFRTDVTPGFVGRPITLFLDLPDLPDPEYDTQYDSARIVAGLKGQITETWEWSIDGTFDYSDSDVHSTSAEANLTNLTALSPYTDQGPQAAPETRRAIYPIFADHDLYPVSEAVVADYFGYDRHSFSESEQAEVNARLLGEVFRLPGGPVRASAVAKYSDWTYDSGQAYLYSNGYYEAINGVPFTSSPSSSEASREAIYGAVELSVPVFGPDWHPIPFIEAWDIQASLSREENTSEGVDSNGDLFANEQSANSNVVATKIQFTPDIAIRGSYSEGFYPPNWDDVSLPESEFMLPGFFPDPARGNTMQFTPMMTIKQGGNPGLEPETAESWNAGLILTPRFWPDFSLNLDFWRIEKSNAIVFSSFVDIIANPEAFGFLITREAPTADEAAMGWLGRITAVDARAFNASITRTEGVDIRLHYLLRAGDIGDFSFKANATFTNNFELLATPTAPMVDQVGGAGPAHWRGNAAVTWQRNRWSATLTGRYLDSRYGPTTDPSPSYPGAYPIDGHKRPSILTADVQLSYEHPYATGSRNWFQGTKWTLGALNVTNEAPSFVTDGLSFYDRAADPRQRFVYVQIKKSL, via the coding sequence ATGAACTTGCTCCGCTTCTTCCGATCCGCTCCCTCGGGTCTTCGCCGGCTTTGCCCGATCGTCGGTGTGGCTCTCGCCCTTGTTCTGTCGGCTTTTGCTGCTGACGAGGAACCGACTCAATCTTTCGACCTGCCGGCGGCTCCCGCCGGTGAGGCGCTCAAAGTGCTCGCGGCCCAGTCTGGTCGGGAGCTCATCTTTCAACCCAGTGTCGTGCGCGGTGTCAGCACGCCGGAACTCAAGGGCGTGTTTACGGTGCGGCAGGCATTGGCGGCTCTGCTGGCGGATACCGAATTGGAGGCCGTGTTTGACGAGGAGACCGGGGCCATTGCCATCGTGCGGCGCAAGGTGCCGCCGGGGACCCGGAGCACGGCGCGCAATGATGACGGCACGCTTGCCCTGGATACCTATACTGTCGAAGCGACCAAGATCGATGGCACCATCAATCGCGGTCTGCTGCAGGCCGGGGAAAATGCGCCGCTCTACCACGACGTGATCAGCCGGGTGGATATCGAGCGTATGGGGGTCTCCAGTCTCGAGGAACTTTTCCGTTACCTGCCGCAGACCTCATCGGTCACGACGGCCCTACAGACTGCCGGCAATAATACGGGCACCTCAGGCGGGCTGACGGCCCGCTATTCGACGATTGGTCTGCGAGGCTTCAACTCCGCGCAAACCGTGATTCTGGTGAACGGACGCGCGATGCCGCGCACCGGGTTGACGGATGTTGGAGGTGCTGACCTCGGGCGCATTCCGCTCGCCGCCGTCGAACGGGTGGAGGTGCTGCCGTCCTCCGGCTCGGCCATTTACGGGGCGGGGGCGCTGGGCGGTGCGATCAACATCATTTTGCGCAAGGAATACGCGGGTCGTGATCTGACGACCTACATCGGCACCTCCACCGAAGGCGGCGCAACGGAGATGCGCTTCACCTACCTCGAAGGGCTGCGCTTTAACGAAGGCCGGACCGGTCTCACCATGACCTTGAGTTATCACCATCGCGACGCGCTGCGTTTGGAGGATCGCGACTATCTCGACCGTGCTCTGCAGCGCTACGGTCCGGACTCCACGCTCACCAACGCTCAGGGCGAACTCTACTTCGAACGCCTGATGTTGCAGGCCTACGCCGGGGCGCCTGGCACGATCTTGATCGGTTCCGGCGCGGCGGCGTCTGACCTCGGTATCCCCGGCGCCGACGGCGTGCGTTTCGCGTCGATCCCGGCGGGCACGACTCCCGAAGAATCGTTTCAGCTCACGCCGGCCGATTTCACCGCTACGGCTGGTGTGCCCAACCTTGAATCACGCTATGGTCGGACCGTCATCTACCAGCCCACCGAAGCCTTCAGCTTCAACGCCATTTTGGAACACGAGTTCCTGCCGGATCGGCTCGACGGCTACGTTGAATTCACCGTCGGCCGCAACGGCCAGAACTACTCTGCGCCGCAGAACTTTTCCGTGGCGCTTTCCGCGACCGATCCGCTCAACCCCTTCCGCACCGATGTGACGCCGGGCTTTGTCGGCCGACCGATCACCTTGTTTCTCGATCTGCCCGACCTGCCGGATCCGGAGTATGACACGCAGTATGATTCGGCCCGCATCGTGGCCGGCCTCAAAGGCCAGATCACCGAGACTTGGGAGTGGTCGATTGACGGCACCTTTGACTACAGCGACAGCGACGTGCACAGCACCAGCGCCGAGGCCAACCTCACCAATCTCACCGCGCTCTCGCCCTACACCGATCAGGGGCCGCAGGCCGCGCCGGAAACCCGCCGCGCCATCTATCCGATCTTTGCCGATCACGACCTGTATCCGGTCAGCGAGGCGGTGGTGGCAGACTACTTCGGTTACGACCGCCACTCGTTCAGCGAGAGTGAGCAGGCGGAGGTCAACGCCCGTTTGCTGGGGGAGGTTTTCCGCCTGCCGGGTGGCCCGGTGCGTGCCTCCGCCGTGGCCAAGTATTCAGATTGGACCTACGACAGCGGCCAGGCCTATCTTTACAGCAACGGCTACTACGAAGCGATCAACGGTGTGCCGTTTACGTCCAGCCCAAGCTCCAGCGAAGCCAGTCGTGAAGCCATCTACGGCGCGGTCGAGTTGAGCGTGCCGGTCTTCGGGCCGGACTGGCACCCGATTCCGTTCATTGAGGCTTGGGATATTCAGGCGAGCCTCTCCCGCGAGGAGAACACTTCGGAGGGGGTGGACTCCAACGGCGATCTGTTTGCCAACGAGCAGTCGGCCAACAGCAACGTCGTCGCGACCAAGATCCAGTTCACCCCCGACATCGCGATACGCGGTTCCTACTCGGAGGGGTTTTATCCGCCCAACTGGGATGACGTGAGCCTGCCCGAGAGCGAGTTCATGCTGCCGGGTTTTTTCCCGGATCCCGCACGCGGCAATACGATGCAGTTCACGCCGATGATGACGATCAAGCAGGGCGGCAACCCCGGCCTTGAGCCGGAGACGGCCGAGTCGTGGAACGCGGGTCTGATTCTCACACCGCGCTTTTGGCCGGACTTCTCCCTCAACCTCGATTTCTGGCGCATCGAGAAAAGCAACGCCATCGTCTTCTCCTCGTTTGTGGACATCATCGCCAACCCCGAGGCTTTTGGCTTCCTGATCACTCGCGAAGCGCCGACGGCGGACGAGGCCGCCATGGGCTGGCTCGGGCGTATCACGGCGGTGGATGCGCGCGCCTTCAACGCCTCGATCACTCGCACCGAAGGCGTGGACATCCGCCTGCACTACCTGCTGCGGGCCGGCGATATCGGCGATTTCTCCTTCAAGGCCAATGCGACCTTCACCAACAACTTTGAACTGCTCGCCACGCCTACCGCTCCGATGGTGGATCAAGTGGGCGGTGCGGGGCCGGCCCACTGGCGCGGCAACGCCGCAGTGACCTGGCAACGCAACCGCTGGTCCGCCACACTCACCGGTCGTTACCTCGACAGTCGTTATGGCCCTACCACCGATCCGTCGCCCAGTTATCCGGGCGCGTATCCAATTGATGGGCACAAACGGCCCTCGATCCTCACCGCCGACGTGCAGCTGAGTTACGAGCATCCCTACGCCACGGGTTCCCGCAATTGGTTCCAGGGCACCAAGTGGACGCTGGGGGCGCTGAACGTGACCAACGAGGCCCCGAGTTTCGTGACCGACGGACTGTCCTTCTACGATCGGGCCGCTGACCCGCGGCAACGCTTCGTCTACGTGCAGATCAAAAAATCCCTCTGA
- a CDS encoding TlpA family protein disulfide reductase codes for MIPPFSFLFRRSFAAAIAVLGLVLGSGTAVAGESAEADLATLRELMSPERPPDLTPRENYLWFDQVTRRVSAAALAFLEEYPEDPLRWEVALILQQRRFQPRYVISIDESYPEGGESAVHRDEAAEAAFEAKVVAIEAELRAATDAPEHVREQLAFHDLNPKFFPAYEALRAGEEPDLSTLEPAFRAFLAEWPNSETGRGMLPTFVNLKMKTAAAPTEEEVLQAFAESPNRHARAYVRDRLRFFELSQKPFELAFTAIDGREVDLTDLRGKVVLIDFWATWCGPCIAELPNVKQVYADYHDKGFEIISISLDQEKDRQKFIDLVAAEAVTWPQRFEGKGWNDPLVKTWTVSGIPAMFLLDQNGMLVSTNARGPKLEAEVKRLLEL; via the coding sequence ATGATCCCTCCTTTTTCGTTTCTTTTTCGCCGATCTTTCGCCGCCGCGATTGCGGTCCTGGGGCTGGTGTTGGGCTCCGGGACCGCGGTCGCCGGCGAGTCCGCCGAGGCGGACCTTGCCACCCTGCGTGAGCTGATGAGTCCGGAGCGTCCGCCGGACCTGACGCCACGTGAGAATTACCTGTGGTTTGACCAAGTCACGCGACGCGTCAGTGCCGCCGCCCTCGCATTTTTGGAGGAGTATCCAGAAGATCCGTTGCGGTGGGAGGTGGCGTTGATTCTACAGCAACGGCGGTTCCAGCCCCGCTACGTCATCTCGATCGATGAATCGTATCCGGAAGGTGGTGAATCTGCGGTGCATCGGGATGAGGCGGCGGAGGCGGCCTTTGAGGCCAAAGTTGTGGCGATCGAGGCCGAGTTGCGGGCTGCCACCGATGCACCGGAGCACGTCCGCGAGCAGTTGGCCTTTCATGATCTGAATCCCAAGTTCTTCCCGGCTTACGAAGCGCTGCGAGCGGGAGAAGAACCGGATCTGTCGACGCTGGAGCCGGCCTTCCGGGCCTTTCTGGCGGAGTGGCCGAACAGCGAAACCGGCCGCGGGATGTTGCCGACTTTTGTGAACCTGAAGATGAAGACAGCGGCAGCGCCCACCGAGGAGGAGGTGCTGCAGGCCTTCGCCGAAAGTCCCAATCGGCACGCCCGGGCTTACGTGCGCGACCGATTGCGATTCTTTGAGTTGAGTCAGAAACCCTTCGAGCTCGCCTTCACCGCCATCGACGGTCGGGAGGTCGACCTGACTGACCTGCGCGGCAAAGTGGTGCTGATCGACTTCTGGGCCACCTGGTGTGGCCCGTGCATCGCCGAGCTGCCCAATGTGAAGCAGGTGTATGCCGACTATCACGACAAAGGTTTCGAGATCATCAGCATCTCACTGGACCAAGAGAAGGATCGGCAAAAATTCATCGATCTGGTGGCGGCGGAAGCGGTCACTTGGCCGCAGCGCTTCGAGGGCAAGGGCTGGAACGACCCCCTGGTGAAGACATGGACGGTGAGCGGCATCCCCGCGATGTTCCTGCTCGATCAGAACGGCATGCTGGTTTCGACCAACGCCCGCGGGCCGAAGTTGGAGGCCGAAGTGAAGCGGCTGCTCGAGCTCTGA
- a CDS encoding aldo/keto reductase, whose amino-acid sequence MQTRPFGNTGRAVGEIGLGTWQLGANWGDVSEEDAIETLRTAVEGGVTFLDTADVYGAGRSETIIGEFLSDHCDDPDDLFVATKLGRGSEPGWPLNFTRAAVREHTEESLERLGIDALDLTQLHCVPTEELKKGELFGWLDELKDEGKIKAYGASVESMEEALFCLEDGRVNSLQIIFNVLRQKPATVLFEKAKAANVGLIVRLPLNSGLLGGKMSKYTTFAADDHRNFNRDGQAFNVGETFGGLPFETGLEIIEELRPLVPEGYTMAEFALRWILDHDAVSVVIPGARNPAQVKSNLAAAALDPLSPELHEKLAEFYRAQVAEHIRGPY is encoded by the coding sequence ATGCAAACACGCCCCTTTGGGAACACCGGCCGCGCGGTCGGAGAAATCGGTCTTGGCACCTGGCAGCTCGGCGCAAATTGGGGAGATGTCTCCGAGGAAGACGCCATCGAGACGCTGCGCACGGCTGTCGAGGGCGGCGTGACGTTTTTGGATACGGCCGATGTCTACGGCGCGGGCCGCAGCGAAACGATCATCGGCGAGTTCCTGAGCGACCATTGCGACGATCCGGACGACTTGTTTGTCGCCACCAAGCTGGGCCGCGGCAGCGAGCCGGGCTGGCCGCTGAACTTCACGCGGGCGGCGGTGCGCGAGCACACCGAAGAGTCGTTGGAGCGACTCGGCATCGACGCGCTCGATCTCACGCAATTGCACTGTGTGCCGACCGAGGAGCTCAAAAAAGGCGAGCTCTTCGGCTGGCTCGACGAGCTCAAGGACGAGGGCAAAATCAAGGCCTACGGCGCGAGCGTGGAGTCGATGGAGGAAGCGTTGTTCTGCCTCGAAGACGGTCGGGTGAACTCGCTGCAGATCATCTTTAACGTGCTGCGGCAGAAGCCCGCCACGGTGCTCTTTGAGAAGGCCAAAGCGGCCAACGTCGGCCTCATCGTGCGCCTGCCGCTCAACAGCGGATTGCTCGGCGGCAAGATGTCGAAATACACCACCTTCGCGGCCGATGATCACCGCAATTTCAACCGCGATGGGCAGGCCTTTAATGTGGGTGAAACCTTCGGTGGTCTGCCGTTTGAGACCGGGCTCGAGATCATCGAGGAGCTGCGTCCGCTGGTGCCGGAAGGTTACACCATGGCCGAGTTTGCACTGCGCTGGATCCTCGATCACGACGCGGTGAGTGTGGTCATCCCGGGCGCCCGGAACCCGGCGCAGGTGAAGTCCAACCTCGCCGCCGCCGCGCTTGATCCGCTCTCGCCCGAGCTGCACGAAAAGCTGGCCGAGTTCTACCGCGCCCAAGTCGCCGAACACATCCGTGGCCCCTACTGA
- a CDS encoding ABC transporter ATP-binding protein — protein sequence MSPLTAHQLTRRFGRYTAVAQFSGHFPAGSVSVICGANGAGKTTALRLMLGLLPASYGHATIFGVDHRQLGPREWARIGYVSEDLQHHRALTVDTLLARWRSLYPQWDRQLERRIVDALELPRHQRLTTLSRGQRMKAHLASVLPYRPELLVLDEPFSGLDLVTRDQVVQQLVDLVAEDGTTVLVSSHEISDVETLADRLLWIRRGHLRLETEIESLRARFRRVTQPFGEPPPHVWQVQRHEDGSVSYIDPQFDPATSPPEATATALPLRDIYLALVRGPQPTLPPPVTIV from the coding sequence ATGAGCCCGCTCACCGCCCACCAGCTCACCCGCCGCTTCGGTCGTTACACTGCCGTCGCCCAATTTTCGGGCCACTTCCCGGCCGGCTCGGTCAGTGTGATCTGCGGTGCCAACGGTGCCGGCAAAACCACCGCGTTGCGCCTTATGCTCGGACTGCTGCCCGCCAGCTACGGCCACGCGACGATCTTCGGCGTCGACCACCGCCAACTCGGCCCGCGCGAGTGGGCGCGCATTGGCTACGTGAGCGAGGACCTCCAGCACCACCGCGCCCTCACGGTCGACACGCTGCTCGCCCGCTGGCGTTCACTCTACCCGCAGTGGGACCGCCAGCTCGAACGCCGCATCGTCGATGCGCTGGAGCTGCCTCGCCACCAGCGTCTCACCACCCTTTCCCGCGGCCAGCGCATGAAGGCCCACCTCGCCAGCGTGTTGCCCTACCGCCCCGAACTGCTGGTGCTCGATGAACCCTTCAGCGGACTCGACCTCGTCACCCGCGATCAGGTGGTGCAACAACTCGTCGATCTCGTTGCCGAAGACGGCACCACGGTGCTCGTCTCTTCGCACGAGATCAGCGACGTCGAAACCCTCGCCGATCGCCTGCTCTGGATCCGTCGCGGTCACCTCCGGCTCGAAACCGAAATCGAGTCCCTGCGGGCCCGTTTTCGTCGCGTCACCCAACCCTTTGGTGAACCGCCGCCACACGTCTGGCAGGTGCAACGCCATGAGGATGGCAGCGTGAGCTACATCGACCCGCAGTTCGACCCCGCCACCTCTCCGCCAGAAGCCACCGCCACGGCGCTGCCTTTGCGCGACATCTACCTCGCCCTCGTGCGCGGCCCCCAACCGACGCTCCCGCCCCCTGTAACCATCGTATGA
- a CDS encoding GntR family transcriptional regulator, giving the protein MLPFPVDLKPGLPITEQVVQAVKKAVLTGRLLPGERFPSVRQLSQALRVNPNTARKIVGQLQQEGILISTPAVGTTVAEAITGTRAEKASVLGPDLERVVIEARKTGIKLSEVEAALRKHWQRLGGEFDPTPTDTPAAKAARP; this is encoded by the coding sequence ATGCTACCCTTCCCCGTCGACCTCAAACCGGGTCTGCCCATCACGGAACAGGTGGTGCAGGCCGTGAAGAAGGCCGTGCTCACCGGCCGCCTGTTGCCCGGTGAACGGTTTCCCTCCGTCCGCCAGCTGAGCCAAGCCCTGCGGGTCAACCCCAACACCGCCCGCAAGATCGTGGGCCAACTCCAGCAGGAGGGGATCCTCATCTCCACCCCCGCCGTCGGCACCACCGTCGCCGAAGCCATCACCGGCACTCGCGCCGAAAAGGCCTCCGTGCTCGGACCCGACCTCGAACGCGTCGTGATCGAGGCCCGCAAAACCGGCATCAAACTCAGCGAGGTCGAAGCCGCCTTGCGCAAACACTGGCAACGTCTCGGTGGTGAGTTCGACCCCACGCCGACCGACACCCCGGCCGCCAAAGCCGCCCGGCCATGA
- a CDS encoding helix-turn-helix domain-containing protein has protein sequence MRSRFIKLVEEGSLTFTQVCARFGISRKTGYKWLKRFREQGDAGLHELSRAPLQHGRRVAPAIERAVRAVLERHPEWSDGKVRAALAADGLEPLPALGTIEAIRQRPERGRVAVDASRLQVNDVWRLVVGPASVAFGVNHRGYALWDEATGFVLAADVLPEDGEGGRRTLVRRACAQHGLPTRLRWPVEALLEEAGTLGYHTPETVELMRQGVQVEFVAEAVVLPVANVNAEADEAVWGALRERLRHLPAGADLGGLGRRAGGESREVGEAVFVREWRESLPRWRGRLSAWADGHNAGARDAAGALTGPATRYRPSRRGWREAGAVAADAGAAESTRRVSEKGLLHFEGQRWLLGRAFAGCDVELSALPETGRWRVSFAGQALGWLESADALDGDEWGPPQRVRALEVVTANAKIR, from the coding sequence ATGCGGAGCCGTTTTATCAAGTTGGTCGAGGAGGGGAGCCTGACGTTTACGCAGGTGTGCGCGCGCTTTGGGATCTCGCGCAAGACCGGCTACAAGTGGCTCAAGCGTTTCCGCGAGCAGGGGGATGCGGGGCTGCACGAGTTGAGTCGGGCGCCGTTGCAACACGGGCGGCGGGTGGCACCGGCGATCGAGCGCGCGGTGCGGGCGGTGCTGGAACGGCATCCGGAGTGGAGCGATGGCAAGGTGCGCGCGGCTTTGGCGGCGGACGGACTCGAGCCCCTGCCGGCGCTGGGCACGATCGAGGCGATTCGGCAGCGACCGGAACGCGGGCGAGTGGCGGTCGATGCGTCGCGCCTGCAGGTCAACGATGTCTGGCGCTTGGTGGTGGGGCCGGCGTCGGTGGCGTTTGGCGTGAATCACCGCGGGTATGCGTTGTGGGATGAGGCAACGGGATTTGTGCTGGCGGCGGATGTGTTGCCGGAGGACGGCGAGGGCGGGCGGCGGACATTGGTCCGACGGGCGTGCGCGCAACATGGTTTGCCGACGCGGCTGCGTTGGCCGGTGGAGGCACTGCTGGAGGAAGCGGGGACGCTGGGGTATCACACGCCGGAGACGGTCGAATTGATGCGCCAAGGCGTGCAGGTTGAGTTCGTGGCGGAGGCGGTGGTTCTGCCGGTGGCGAACGTGAATGCGGAGGCGGACGAGGCGGTGTGGGGCGCGCTGCGGGAGCGTTTGCGTCATTTGCCGGCGGGCGCGGACCTGGGTGGTCTGGGGCGACGGGCCGGGGGCGAATCGCGGGAGGTGGGTGAGGCAGTTTTTGTGCGGGAGTGGCGTGAGTCGTTGCCGCGTTGGCGGGGGCGCTTGAGTGCGTGGGCAGACGGTCACAACGCGGGCGCGCGCGATGCGGCCGGGGCGTTGACCGGGCCGGCGACGCGTTATCGGCCGAGCCGTCGGGGGTGGCGTGAGGCGGGGGCGGTGGCGGCGGACGCGGGAGCGGCGGAGTCCACGCGCCGTGTTTCGGAGAAGGGGCTGTTGCATTTTGAGGGGCAGCGTTGGCTGTTGGGTCGGGCCTTTGCGGGGTGCGACGTGGAGCTGAGTGCGTTGCCGGAGACTGGGCGCTGGCGGGTGAGTTTTGCCGGGCAGGCGTTGGGTTGGCTGGAGTCGGCTGACGCGCTCGACGGCGATGAATGGGGGCCGCCGCAGCGGGTGCGCGCGCTGGAGGTGGTTACGGCCAACGCAAAGATCAGGTGA
- a CDS encoding TonB-dependent receptor, which translates to MRFLSLSPQRLRERIAVGLCCLFTAGAVSAESLTGLVRDANNQSFLVGARVSVDGTGRAATTDREGRFTMRDLAPGTYTVTVDYLGYDTVSQTVVVPNGADAAVDFSVGGEVLEMAAFVVEGNREGQAKALQQKRVSANLVDLIAADNIGKLPDGNAAEAVRRLPGVVAEIDQGEGRFIVVRGIDSALNNVTINGQVVGSPDGGTRAVAMDAVPADLISRIEVIKAVTPDMDHNAIGASVNIVTPSAFDRDEAFASAKFSTGINAKSDRASYDGAVSYGSRLADERWGIVVGASYSYRRYASDLASVGAWVDRNGYYVPSGYTLFDYDVERQRGGVNAGVEFRPTDGRSFYLRSSFNTFQDDEGRNQVDYDFNRGTLSNQTANTGEWSQGRASREFRSYLQRARINSVQAGTELEFDRSTFDASVTVGRSERITPRRVDWEFRSSSSAFPSSYDTSTHPIPTLTPSDNFYEASAYPFRRVRRRSDAEVEDLVSAELNFKREAELLGGHGSWKVGARWLSRDKSLDRNNENYTGATSFSLSEPGLAGGEPDDFMDGQVQFGATLDNPALEAFFANNPSYFEYDPDGSLANSTESDFDVSEDVMAAYAMADVSWGQLTVLGGVRLEATEADYAANEFGEENGSPIFRPITGSNDYTDVMPGLHLRYAFSDRLQLRASWTNTIGRPAYGDLAPVRETEVEQVTANEFQGSISTGNPDLKPYESMNFDAGLEYFLDGAGILSAAVFHKEIDNPIYGNSTSLFDTTFEGRFYSQLGLSRPENGDSGKVTGIELNYQQYFTFLPGPFNGFGFSANYTWTDSEVTIFSRPGEKLPFFKQADGAGNVALYYEKYGWDVRLALNYSGEYLSGVGGAADQDFYVDSRLSWDFKMSYRINDHWQVYGEMLNIFEEPLRESWGTQHFLAGREIYSWNAKLGVTWRM; encoded by the coding sequence ATGCGTTTCTTATCACTCTCCCCCCAACGCCTGCGCGAACGAATCGCCGTGGGCCTTTGTTGCTTGTTCACGGCTGGAGCCGTTTCCGCTGAATCGCTCACCGGCCTGGTGCGTGATGCCAATAACCAGAGTTTTCTCGTCGGTGCGCGGGTGTCGGTCGACGGCACTGGCCGCGCGGCCACGACGGACCGTGAAGGCCGTTTTACGATGCGTGATCTGGCGCCGGGCACCTACACGGTGACGGTGGATTATCTCGGCTACGACACGGTGAGCCAGACGGTGGTGGTGCCCAATGGCGCTGATGCCGCGGTCGACTTCAGCGTCGGCGGCGAGGTGCTCGAGATGGCGGCCTTTGTGGTTGAAGGTAACCGCGAAGGTCAGGCCAAGGCGCTGCAGCAGAAGCGCGTGTCGGCCAACCTCGTGGACCTCATCGCGGCCGACAACATCGGCAAGCTGCCCGACGGCAACGCCGCCGAAGCCGTGCGTCGTCTGCCCGGCGTGGTGGCGGAAATCGACCAGGGGGAAGGTCGCTTCATCGTGGTGCGCGGCATCGATTCCGCGCTCAACAACGTGACCATCAACGGTCAGGTCGTCGGCTCACCCGATGGCGGCACCCGCGCGGTGGCGATGGATGCGGTGCCGGCCGATTTGATCAGCCGCATCGAGGTGATCAAAGCGGTCACGCCGGACATGGATCACAACGCGATCGGCGCGTCGGTGAACATCGTGACGCCGAGCGCGTTCGACCGCGACGAAGCCTTTGCTTCGGCCAAGTTCTCCACCGGCATCAACGCCAAGAGTGATCGCGCCTCCTATGATGGCGCCGTGTCCTACGGTTCGCGTCTTGCGGACGAGCGTTGGGGCATCGTGGTGGGCGCCAGTTATTCGTATCGCCGCTACGCTTCGGACCTCGCCAGTGTCGGCGCCTGGGTCGACCGCAACGGCTATTACGTGCCCTCTGGTTACACGCTCTTCGACTATGATGTGGAGCGCCAACGCGGCGGCGTGAATGCCGGCGTGGAGTTTCGCCCGACCGACGGACGCAGCTTCTATCTGCGCAGCAGTTTCAACACGTTCCAGGACGACGAAGGTCGCAACCAGGTCGACTACGACTTCAACCGAGGCACACTTTCCAACCAGACTGCCAACACCGGCGAGTGGTCGCAGGGGCGCGCCTCGCGCGAGTTTCGCAGCTACTTGCAACGAGCCCGGATCAACAGTGTGCAGGCGGGCACGGAGCTTGAGTTCGATCGCTCCACCTTCGACGCCAGTGTGACCGTGGGTCGCTCCGAGCGCATCACGCCGCGTCGCGTGGACTGGGAATTCCGTTCGTCGTCCAGCGCCTTCCCGAGCAGCTACGACACGAGCACGCATCCGATTCCGACCCTCACGCCGAGCGATAATTTTTACGAGGCCTCCGCCTATCCCTTCCGCCGCGTGCGCCGTCGTTCGGATGCCGAGGTGGAGGACTTGGTGAGCGCCGAACTCAACTTCAAGCGCGAGGCCGAGCTTCTCGGTGGCCATGGTTCCTGGAAGGTCGGCGCGCGCTGGCTTTCGCGCGACAAGTCGCTTGATCGGAATAATGAAAACTACACCGGCGCGACGAGTTTCAGCCTGTCCGAGCCGGGTCTCGCGGGCGGTGAACCGGACGACTTCATGGACGGCCAGGTGCAGTTTGGCGCCACGCTCGACAACCCGGCGCTGGAAGCGTTCTTCGCCAACAATCCCTCCTATTTCGAATACGATCCGGATGGCAGTCTCGCGAACTCCACCGAGTCCGACTTCGATGTCTCGGAAGATGTGATGGCCGCCTACGCAATGGCCGATGTGAGCTGGGGTCAGTTGACCGTGCTCGGCGGTGTGCGTCTGGAGGCCACCGAGGCTGACTACGCCGCCAACGAATTTGGCGAAGAAAACGGTTCGCCCATTTTCCGGCCCATCACCGGCAGCAACGACTACACCGATGTGATGCCCGGCCTGCACCTGCGTTACGCGTTCAGCGATCGCCTGCAGCTGCGCGCGTCGTGGACCAACACCATCGGCCGCCCGGCCTACGGCGATCTGGCGCCGGTGCGCGAGACCGAGGTGGAGCAGGTCACCGCCAACGAGTTCCAGGGCAGCATCAGCACGGGCAATCCGGATCTGAAACCCTATGAGTCGATGAACTTCGACGCGGGCCTCGAATACTTCCTCGACGGCGCCGGCATCCTCTCCGCGGCGGTTTTCCACAAGGAGATCGACAACCCGATCTACGGCAATTCGACCTCCCTTTTCGACACCACCTTCGAGGGGCGCTTTTATTCCCAACTCGGTCTGTCGCGGCCGGAGAACGGCGACTCCGGCAAGGTCACCGGTATCGAGCTCAACTACCAACAATACTTCACCTTCCTGCCGGGCCCGTTCAACGGCTTCGGGTTCTCGGCCAACTACACGTGGACCGACTCCGAGGTCACGATCTTCTCCCGCCCGGGGGAAAAGCTGCCCTTCTTCAAGCAGGCGGATGGCGCCGGCAACGTGGCGCTCTACTACGAGAAGTATGGGTGGGACGTGCGCCTCGCGCTCAACTACAGCGGCGAGTATCTCTCCGGAGTCGGCGGCGCAGCCGATCAGGACTTCTACGTCGATTCGCGCCTGTCGTGGGATTTCAAGATGTCCTACCGCATCAACGACCACTGGCAGGTTTACGGAGAGATGCTGAACATCTTCGAGGAGCCGCTGCGTGAATCCTGGGGCACGCAGCACTTCCTCGCCGGTCGCGAAATCTATTCCTGGAACGCCAAGCTCGGCGTGACCTGGCGCATGTAA